TTTagttatcaatcgatttctACGCCGAGGAAtttcgttttaaaaaaaatcgtctCAAAACGGTGTTTCCTATTCCACAATATTTTGACAATTTTATATCTACTACGATTTCAATGTTCACGTTGCATTTCAAttgaattaatcttttttctcgtaaCACGTGATCTTCGtgtaacaataattttctctaAAATCACAAAGTCTTTGATCGGTTTCCTTCGTGATTTTCAAATgagttaagaaaagaaatcgatacaCGATATTAGAATCGtgttaggaaaaaaaaggtgaaaagaaataagtaaatCAAAAGGACGGagtttttttccttaaaaagaaaaaaaataagaaaaaagaaaaaagaaaatgatcggAATATCTTTAgctaaaaatatcgattaaaacgatatttgAAATGGGTCTTGGCCGGATCGTTGTTAAAATCGAGCGATCACACGtttcaaagaagaaatggaaagaagacACGATtgcaaaaggaagagaagagaaacgacAAGAGGAATGTGTTGTCTCGATCGTGATCTAAGATGATCGAGATGCAAGCCTCTTCACCATTTATCTGTCTCGTTGCAGTCCTCGTGTTCTAAGGACGTGCTCAGCGATCTCTGAAATTCCTGAACTCTCTGAGTCTGTTGTTCGTGGTGAAGCTTGCGCCACTTGATTCGACGATTTTGGAACCAGACCTTGACCTGCGCCTCGGTCAATCTCAATGCGTGAGCCAAGTATAGTCTTTCAGGGCCAACCATGTATTGCTGACGAGCGAATTCGCCTTCAAGTCGTTCCAATTGTTCGGCTGTGAAAATCGTCCTCACTCTCTTTGATTTTCCACCGCCGGGTGAACGTAAGCTCGAACTTCCGTTCTTCGTTGAACTTTCCTGacctgtaaaatatatataaaaattcttctcgAGAcgaattcaaaatattttctttgttcgattttaacttttcttttcttaattttcttttacgttatcgaacgatcataattaattgtatCATAAAACGAGAGATAGGTTAAGTCTCTTTCGTTTGTTAGAAATTATATCTGATTTAAGattcgttaataacaaaaaaagtgATATATTCACTCTAGAAAATATTCGTATCGAAATTTCCTTAATACTATCTATTTTCACTAATAAAAATCCGTCTAGACGTTAGAGTTTCatgaaatttagaaaattttctcgCGAACGTAGCAAAGTCCGAGTCTGCCAAATGATAACTGTTAGTGGTTATTGCATTGACAGACAGCTAACCATCGTTGTCAATCGTTGgcttttatttcatatcgtgttGGTGATAAATTTGAACAtgtgataaataaaatgagacaTGCATAACAAGATGAAATATTTACGGGAAGTACCCTGATGTTTTCTATATTGTTGCTGTTGTCcacgtttttctctttgattatTTCTCAGTCCAAGAATTGCGTCAATGGTGAAGGATTTagcttgttgttgttgttgtgccTGAGAGTGTTCCATTTGTGTGATGGCATGCGAGTGAGGGAGCTGCGTCGAGAGATTTTGTACGGAGAGATCGGTGCCTAAAAGATGAGAACGTCTCATACGTTCCAAGGCAATAGCTTCCAATTCTGGACTTCTTTGTTGTACCTGAAGATTTCTGAATTCACTGTGGTCCAAAATGGCAGGATTCTCCAAGAGTCCAGCATTTCCACGTAGCCTTTCGAGTGTGAGATTACTTATATGATTGTCTCTAATCCGATCTAACGACAAGTTGAATTCCTTCATACGATCGAGTCCATAATTCTTCAGCAAACCGAAGTCCTTGATGTCTCTCTCGATACCAAAATTAAGATCCTTGTTGCATCTGTCCAAAGACGAGAGCGTCGGATGAGCatttttttgtcttgtttCGCGAAGATTGAAAAGTAAATCCTTCGCGGTGGAATTTTTCGATCTACAAAGTGACGTTGCCATTTCCATTGAATCTTCAGGTTCGTTTGTTCTTTCCAATGAATAATTCAAGTTACTTATGCCGTTCGTAGAGTAACCAAAATCTTTTGCTTTGTTTAAGGTCATTGAAACGCCTCTAGTAATGTCGTTAGAAAATTCATCGAAACGCATCGATGTTCTACCTTCTAGACCAATGTGAAAATCTTTCGGTTCGTTCGAAGTATCCTCCTTATTTTTATCCACCGACAAATTTAATTCCTTAACTCTTTCGTAATCCTGAAAAGCACGTACTTGTGTCTCAGAATGATTGCTGTCGCTTCGACAATCAGATAGATCCTCTATCGTTAATCGACCCGACGGATCGCTCGTCTCCATTGTTTTCGgtttatattcttaatttcttttgtttctcacTAACGAtgtcttaattttattatatctatattttactcaatttttttttattacttacaaATACATCGTCGTAAAAGTCCAACAAGAAAAGTTCATCACAttcatcaaatatatattacatcacTTAAACGATCAGTCCATTGTATTTTCCGACAGAGTCCTATCACCATACACAACGTCGTTGCATTTATTCATTTCACttaaaacgatcgaaaaagTTTGTAAAGCTTCGTTAAGTCTTTATAGAAAACTGTAAAAATCGTAGCCGTCGGATAAACTTAGAGATAAACACGAATCGGTTGACGTTTCTTCAGGACCAGTGTTTGTTACTGATAATCGCGTGGATCCTTTAGAAAGAATCGAGCTCGTTTTTCGAAGGGCGAGAGCAAGGAAGAAAGTGGCAAAGGTGTAGAAGCACGAATAGTATAACGAgagaaggatgaggaggaagaggtTGGTCTCGCGAGAGTCGATCCGCGCTGGCGCTTCGGAGCATCCGAGGATAATGATGTCAGCCACGAAAATCACCGCTAtcacagaaagagagatagagatagagatagagaaagatagatagatagatagatagatagagacagaaagagagagagagagagagagagagagagagagagagagagaggggtggcAAGAGTTAGTAGGATGGTGTGTTGCGGGGTTGGCCAGTGGTGGCAGGAGCAAGGATATCCGGCTAATGATCCCGTACGTGATGAGAGGGGTATTCACCGATGTTGTCTGCTCTTCACCCTCCTCCAGGATCGTCTTTCACCTCCGCAACCCCCAAATGGACCGCAGGATATCCTCTCGATGTACGgtcaatattttttcgttcgaaTCGAGGAAGGCCGAGGCGAATATTGCGTCTCGAGTCCTGGTTGGCTGAGTCCTGCCATCACCACTAGTCCTGGGACACGCCTACGGAGCGAGTTGCGTTGCGTGTCGGTAAGCTTTAGGGTATACCTAAAGGGGGTGGTAGCCTTGTTTGCGGGGAGtttgttacttttttccaCCACCAGCCGTCACCCTTCTTGCTCTTCGCGTCGACTCAACCTTGCTCTTCCCTTTCCTATACCTCCCTTTTCCTTGTTCTCTTCCTTcgaagagagagcgagagagagagagagaagggggaggagggagggagaaagatagatagagagagccATTAATAAGCTTTCGCCTAGAGACTAGGAGCTCTTGGCCAAGGGGTGCTTCTATGTATACGGGAATGAACACGAGTAGATTCGAGCAAGATCTTAGCCGACTGTGTAGCTACCTTGGCCACGGTTGAGACCGAGTGTCTTCGCTTCTCAACGATGTCATCTGTGTCTAAGACGTTGCGCTAATTAGCTGTCTCCTTTAATTATGATGagctacttttcttttccttcatacttctttttttttttttaactcgatCTATTTCGacatttcattttctcattgttttaaaatcttacgattttttttttattgtcatctttatttctctctggGGATATAATATTTCGTAGAGATTGTTGTTCTTTTCGCGTAttctattgttcttttttttcgatcaataagaaaataaaatgaaacatgatttttaatagatacgatttaatgtaatttaatgGAGAGTATAAACACAGTCTTAAGGTAATTCTCACGTCTTGGCATCGAGTGGGGTTTGCTTAATTGCTTCTATCTGGGCCGAAACTTCATCCACAATCCTCTCATTAGATGTTGACGAGCGTGCGGGAATTTCAGAACCTCGGAAAACCTCTAAGGAGCTTAAGGGTGCTTAATTACGATGAGCTTTTAAGTCATGTCAACGGTATGTTTAAGGTATGTTACATTGTGAAAAGTAACTTATGTTGTAGATGATCGATATCACGACcaatatcgtttaattaatatttaaacttttaattattaatatttcaccttttttttaatactattcACGAATCTAAACCTTATCGATCATCTTTtttcatgtattttatataatttatactagATAATATCTTACACAAAGAGATCTCTAAAGAAATCGCTTGGTATTATGAAAACTTGTGCACTTATCTCGTTGACACTTCTATGAGCGTAAAATTAAGCTATAAATTCGAAATTTACTTGGAGAACcttctaaatattttacaaaacgaGGAACGGGCTCATGTAATTACGTCATATATTTCGCGGCGTGCTAACTTTGTCGCAAACTTTGGCATTGTAGGATCTACCTCGAAGAGTGGTACCGTTGGGAGAAGGGCGGAGATGGAGGATAGGAATAAGCTAAGTTATCGTAGGTataacgtaaaatatattttcttatttgatCGTGAGGCGTTActtctaattaaattttcaaactttcttcaattttcaaatttttttttggaaggttgtcattcttattattaatcgtattaaataattaatttagatGGCTAATAATTCGTTATTTAAGTAAATAAGATGATTCCGTTTTATTGCGAGTTGGAACAAAGAGACGTTGGAACAgacgaagaaatgaaaacggAAGAGAAGATTTTCAAGTTCGTGTTAGGGAGACCCTTTTATGTTCTTATTTCACACTGTATTCAGAGAGACGGTAATTATTAGCTTAGTAGTAAGAAACCGCTCTAGAAAGTATAAGTTAAAACGACGTAGCAGAGAAGGTGAACGCGTAACAGGCGACAAATGTTTAAATTAAACGGCCGACCGAGCACGCGGTGGGGtttgaaaagaatttctattGAAGCTCGATACCCATACCCTTGATCGTCCTCGTCCAAATGACTTGCGACTCCACCCTTATTACGAGTCGAAATTTATCACGGAAATTTCGGAGAGTATTTTACCCGGATAATTGCTCCGCTTTATAAGAGCTATTCCCCTTCCGGAGGCCAATATATAAGACGAAAGCGATCTCAGAAGATCTTCCTAGCTTCACggaatttcttttcgattctcGAGAGATTCTAGTAAATTCAGTTTACAAAATTTTCCAAAAGATTATCCCCTTCGATCGTTAtcaacatttcttttctttctttcaatataacaaatacaaaaaatattatcttacaTTGTTTCGTAGATTCATGATCTATTAATgaattcattataaattgaCTCCTCTATTTggagtattaaaaattatcgatgGTATTTCAGTTTCATGGTTTTCTTCCTTACACCTAACTACTTTGCACAGTAtctaaatcattaataaagcAAGATTCGCCAACTAAGGAGTCGTCAAGCGGTTGGCCATTGTTTCGAAATTTAATCGTAGCAAGAGCTATGGTCTATACCATATTCATGCTAACACCTAGACATATACATTGAGAAATGCTCGTTTATAGGTATACGAGCAACGAAGGTGTTTCAAAACAGTCTCTGTTTCCTGGACTCCTAGCTAGCTTCTATATAGTACCTTATCAGCTCCCTTCAACCTCTGAACACCCGGAACACCAGCTGAAGCAAGCAAGGAACCTACCCCGTTGCCGCCTCGAGCTTTCATTCCACATGCGATATTAAAGCGAGGGCAATTAGCCGTGAGGGGGTTGTTGTACGTAGAAGGGTGGACGGGGTTGCTGCTGCGACGGCCTCAAAGCTGGCTTTCCCAGTCGTACACTTGGTGGGGTCGTCTCGGATATGATTGGCTGTCAGCAAAGTTAATCCCAGAACCGGCCACACCCCGACATGTCTCAATCCAacccctccttttctttctctctctctctctctctctctctctctctctctctctctctctcattctcattctctctctctctctctctctctttctctctttctctttctctcttgctctacCATTTCGTGAATCCTATGTAGGAACTTTACCTTCCCCGATCCATTCAAAACAGGGATGAAAATTCATACAGCAAGGCCTCTTTTCGAAACACCGAATCCTTTTAACGTTCGTTGCTAGACAATGATTATTTGATGTGATaaagagatattttaattctaagaatttataaaagagTTGTCATAATATGTAGATATTATCACTCtaattattaacttatttTACTTCGATAGATTTgttaaatgatgaaaataaatatttttcctcttttcttttttcttctctctttatctctctctctctctctctctctctctctttctctttttttttctttttctttgagagTCATATTTCGGTTAGTTTATTTcgctaaatattttttttttgcaacgagatattatatattattcaataaatcCCATTATATGCAGTTATATACAAAGTGATTAATGATGCTGAAGCACGGAATGATTTATTAGCGcatgtttatttattctcatGTATCGTAGACCTAATTTTCGATGTCTGCATCATGGAGAGGTGGTAATGATTTCGTTTACCTAATGCAATCCATCTTGTCGagttgacgacgacgaagggAAGGTAGGATACCTTTAATGGATTTAGAGAAATTATCGTATTTTCGAAGCTTTCCACGTTGGCTATGTCAGACTCAATAACGTTCAGTTTAGACGAAATCCGcttgaagaagatgaaaggaAGTTTAAGACCTCCATCTAATAAGAGGTCCGTAATAAAAATTCCTAACAAAGTAAGAGGGGGGAGGCGAGTTGAACATAAAAGGGCGAGCGAAAGTATGGAGGAGTTTGTTCGGGATAAACGatcgaaggagagagagaaaattaactTTTCTCGTACGAAAGATCAAAgctttataataatgttacgtctttcttctctctttgctCTATAcgatagtaaaataaaaaggaacgaatTGAACGGATACGTTTGGttcgataatttttgaaaaaggacaatgattttagaaaaaagaaaaaagaaaa
This is a stretch of genomic DNA from Vespa crabro chromosome 3, iyVesCrab1.2, whole genome shotgun sequence. It encodes these proteins:
- the LOC124422561 gene encoding uncharacterized protein LOC124422561 isoform X2, with product METSDPSGRLTIEDLSDCRSDSNHSETQVRAFQDYERVKELNLSVDKNKEDTSNEPKDFHIGLEGRTSMRFDEFSNDITRGVSMTLNKAKDFGYSTNGISNLNYSLERTNEPEDSMEMATSLCRSKNSTAKDLLFNLRETRQKNAHPTLSSLDRCNKDLNFGIERDIKDFGLLKNYGLDRMKEFNLSLDRIRDNHISNLTLERLRGNAGLLENPAILDHSEFRNLQVQQRSPELEAIALERMRRSHLLGTDLSVQNLSTQLPHSHAITQMEHSQAQQQQQAKSFTIDAILGLRNNQREKRGQQQQYRKHQGQESSTKNGSSSLRSPGGGKSKRVRTIFTAEQLERLEGEFARQQYMVGPERLYLAHALRLTEAQVKVWFQNRRIKWRKLHHEQQTQRVQEFQRSLSTSLEHEDCNETDKW
- the LOC124422561 gene encoding uncharacterized protein LOC124422561 isoform X1, yielding METSDPSGRLTIEDLSDCRSDSNHSETQVRAFQDYERVKELNLSVDKNKEDTSNEPKDFHIGLEGRTSMRFDEFSNDITRGVSMTLNKAKDFGYSTNGISNLNYSLERTNEPEDSMEMATSLCRSKNSTAKDLLFNLRETRQKNAHPTLSSLDRCNKDLNFGIERDIKDFGLLKNYGLDRMKEFNLSLDRIRDNHISNLTLERLRGNAGLLENPAILDHSEFRNLQVQQRSPELEAIALERMRRSHLLGTDLSVQNLSTQLPHSHAITQMEHSQAQQQQQAKSFTIDAILGLRNNQREKRGQQQQYRKHQGTSRQESSTKNGSSSLRSPGGGKSKRVRTIFTAEQLERLEGEFARQQYMVGPERLYLAHALRLTEAQVKVWFQNRRIKWRKLHHEQQTQRVQEFQRSLSTSLEHEDCNETDKW